A genomic stretch from Acidobacteriota bacterium includes:
- a CDS encoding Fic family protein — MRRGESGSYEVTIVGGERVRAFVPLPLPPTPALMLDGSLQQLLESAVLALGRLDAVSTLLPDHALFLYAYVRKEAVLSSQIEGTQSSLSDLLLFELEEVPGIPLDDVTEVSNYVAALRYGLRRLEQNFPLSNRLIREIHGVLLSSGRGQSQTPGEFRRSQNWVGGNRPGHAAFVPPPHTVVPDCMTALERFFHATDDGVPVLLRAGLAHVQFETIHPFLDGNGRVGRLLITLLLCQAGLLSQPLLYLSLYFKQHRGDYYDLLNHVRRTGDWEAWLGFFLEGVKRTAEGAVSSAQGLSRMFQDDRNRIQVSGGRKTGSALRVHDALKARPILSLPAACRETKLSFRATASAMELLATQGIAREITGKRRNRLFVYDRYLSVLNEETETS; from the coding sequence ATGCGGCGCGGAGAAAGCGGCAGCTATGAAGTGACGATCGTCGGCGGTGAGCGGGTTCGGGCATTTGTGCCGCTGCCGTTGCCCCCAACACCTGCTCTGATGTTGGACGGCTCGCTGCAACAGCTTCTGGAATCGGCGGTACTTGCCTTGGGCCGCCTCGACGCGGTCTCGACTTTGCTGCCGGACCACGCGCTCTTCCTGTATGCCTATGTGCGCAAGGAAGCGGTGCTTTCCTCTCAGATCGAGGGCACGCAGTCCTCTCTGTCGGATCTTCTGCTATTCGAGCTTGAGGAAGTGCCCGGGATTCCGCTTGATGATGTGACCGAAGTGTCCAACTACGTGGCGGCGCTCAGATATGGTTTGCGTCGCCTGGAGCAGAATTTCCCCCTGTCGAATCGCCTGATCCGCGAGATCCACGGTGTGTTGTTGTCGAGCGGGCGGGGACAGTCCCAAACACCCGGTGAGTTCCGCCGCTCGCAGAATTGGGTCGGCGGCAACCGGCCGGGTCATGCTGCTTTCGTGCCCCCGCCGCACACGGTCGTGCCCGATTGCATGACGGCGTTAGAACGCTTTTTCCACGCCACCGACGATGGGGTGCCCGTACTTCTAAGGGCGGGGCTTGCACACGTGCAGTTCGAGACCATTCACCCCTTCCTGGACGGAAACGGCCGCGTTGGCCGGCTTCTCATAACGCTACTTCTGTGTCAAGCCGGTTTGCTAAGCCAGCCGCTCCTCTATCTGAGCCTGTATTTCAAGCAACACCGCGGTGACTACTACGACTTGCTGAACCACGTGCGCCGCACAGGCGACTGGGAGGCTTGGCTTGGCTTCTTCCTGGAAGGAGTGAAGCGAACGGCTGAGGGTGCAGTCTCCAGTGCACAGGGTCTGTCCCGCATGTTCCAGGATGACCGCAACCGCATTCAAGTGTCAGGGGGGCGGAAGACCGGGTCGGCACTGCGTGTACACGACGCGCTCAAGGCGAGGCCTATTCTATCGTTGCCTGCGGCGTGCCGAGAGACCAAGCTCTCCTTTCGGGCAACTGCCTCAGCCATGGAACTGCTCGCGACTCAGGGGATCGCGCGGGAGATTACCGGAAAACGACGGAACCGCCTATTTGTCTATGACCGGTATCTTTCCGTCCTCAACGAGGAAACCGAGACTTCCTGA
- a CDS encoding MerR family transcriptional regulator, with product MAFDRETESYTAAELQRETGFDRRTIAYYVHEGLLPKVGRRGSRTRYPKLVRDRLLFIRQVREAEQRGIVAPVSLRDMRKIFEHTPPELISGVADGRIPVNPEAVSTISPSIRPLARRREAIEERWAPVRKDRPSAEFPGRLADSRFHEPGPEESEAPERHYWRDSHPEEKGNRRATDQDDPNLAYQPIPVEDSEPGRESELGELLAALQDIADHRRQPSPAMDRWLQVEVSPDITLSVRGVNDEAAALLERAVHRLRRLMREHAEVGMDEEEDES from the coding sequence ATGGCTTTTGACCGGGAAACGGAAAGCTACACGGCCGCTGAACTGCAGCGGGAGACCGGGTTCGATCGCAGGACCATCGCCTACTACGTGCACGAAGGCCTGCTGCCCAAGGTGGGAAGGCGCGGGTCGCGAACCCGATACCCGAAGCTGGTCCGGGACCGCCTGCTCTTCATTCGACAGGTTCGGGAAGCGGAGCAGCGAGGGATTGTGGCGCCGGTGTCCCTCCGCGACATGCGCAAGATCTTCGAGCACACGCCGCCGGAGCTGATTTCCGGTGTCGCCGACGGGCGGATTCCCGTCAACCCGGAAGCCGTCTCCACCATATCTCCCAGCATCCGTCCACTAGCCCGGCGGCGGGAAGCCATCGAGGAACGTTGGGCGCCTGTGCGGAAAGACCGACCCAGCGCCGAGTTTCCCGGAAGATTGGCCGATTCACGCTTCCACGAGCCCGGCCCGGAAGAAAGCGAGGCGCCCGAGAGGCACTACTGGCGGGACAGCCACCCGGAGGAGAAAGGGAACCGCCGGGCCACGGACCAGGACGACCCGAACCTCGCGTACCAGCCGATACCGGTTGAAGATTCCGAACCAGGCCGGGAATCGGAGCTCGGCGAACTGCTGGCCGCACTACAGGACATCGCGGACCACCGCCGACAACCGTCGCCCGCAATGGACCGCTGGCTTCAAGTAGAGGTTTCTCCGGATATCACGCTCTCGGTCCGGGGGGTGAACGACGAAGCAGCCGCCTTACTGGAGAGAGCGGTCCACCGCCTGCGCCGCCTCATGCGCGAACACGCGGAAGTGGGGATGGATGAGGAGGAAGATGAGTCGTGA